Proteins encoded in a region of the Falco rusticolus isolate bFalRus1 chromosome 12, bFalRus1.pri, whole genome shotgun sequence genome:
- the CENPF gene encoding centromere protein F isoform X3 produces the protein MIQVKKINQPHPQSSLSHREIARHQASSSVFSWQQEKIPSRNRETPGRGISTTSSFLWQTPNSNIISEKNELDNRFAENCNASLVNQLRAQNQDLEQQLQAQEEVKKSHMNKHKETELQLDRVKSELTEKDKVLNKTRDKLNQMRTQLDQANEQVQAMEQKVKRLLEELNCQRQNAESARQSLEQKIKAKEKEYQQELSCQQRSLQTLDQQCNQIRNKLNQELQQAKSDFNALQAELDKVMAVKQRLERDTSDLTQKLREAEQAVLVARAKETDLTRSFEEVKREKNLLDCQLEKKCKEFHQLEEELNTIKQSLKQSQNFAEEVKNKNTAQEAELNLLEEKLKEQESCFLMEKLKTALADMEKQQDSTRDLLKEKDNYIKEQNCKISKMEAESEALQRLLGFKQTECEELQKEAAAFSQWKNEHDHLINKFKSEKEGMLAHIKDLESSLRSQQIRNHEHTEKLRMMETESDRKSTEIRELKDMLECKSAELEEQKKAFDELQQKAERSDKKYCKEIENMSCKIFQLTNQVGELEEMLQVAASEGLQREQCYHDLLGEHEKICCLVKAKDTSEVTEDGEVNLQNGQDKTVLDNMQLAASNSIAEDHGCSRALPEVGETKDLAILQDQISSLEISLLAQKQQNSNQQQQYEDLLQMKGETEERLFNIEQMHENFVAETKQHISNLQADISARQKLVEKTSAICEEKDMQLQPLNERLENQQAELQDLKIKNKLLEDSVRELKLMSGTWDSEKKDMSSMICSYSKKLEELTEENAALKDLSRALEQEQITLLEANKSISDSLKEREEIISEMSERHKEERQCLESKTEEIKTELEVLQAKYKSVEEENANVISILREQTTEEKKAKLEEEKQVFSENKDILCKLIASEEIKKDLVQELQQLQSEFSSIQHAPSMELDCLRQEMLNVRVTQNTMQEKYGIVFHDKEQLGKELETKSEALMCDVSCEQRIHSEELRKSMEEKDAELNKYKVKLELLQMDFEDRELSLESYKLEVMQLETALKGVEAELEKSVREKERLQQELLTVKELKTSDSLLTALDEGGHSLEYNYDNVSPNCGKRRMDESYSSVLLASSLQVVTNNLSKLEKMCEALQSENIAVASGFKDSKPNGITGVNKVTEKENIMNADKILQVGKCIFPDELMDESDNSDLRMYFDNEEMSFRLKECSTEPSSDYEDLKLSSKEVKLHFAEVREKLSSFQDDYMKLYEQHCSMSSKISELRSCIEILKAENSALSTSLSNAHLDSLKVLLSSSQNDTLSKLDETKSTISSSDLFESLCLMNVSEVLDSYNSGTCKRTKEMNRLNNSAEIIPEGATKVLVENCHNDHKLDSVREPRSVTPRKSNKERTPEELQLLCQTYEKVIKVLEDQFHIQENMKNEEIEELKRIILSERKEIDNLKQQNLFDKEEWQQKLNNVTVEMECKLAAEKKQTENLSLELEAARLQLQVLDLSSHSLLCTDTENNTQQESNIPYQLEMPIENSALKSNKPKLIPIEKKAVGDTSVCENVTETAEARLMEGYTEISGEHECKNMSGKLASPSDHATALPFSNGSMLLSAGDFFENQIITEAVQEAAKQQTAENMKLIYEAEESDKHVDLLMKTEQLNSELNFQNPQLTLKSPDFAELEEATVAVEEENCDIKEKLESVSVNKQQLSPRVVSLENESENVMSELEIHKVRLSNADDTLNDVELTERNCHKQFLAAENEQGSPKSEQVNTENHALFIQHDIEVLQAKCQHLEREREINLKTISGFQEHLVSITAEKNHIGQELSMLSENKKELDQKYQKLQEKLKELESAKVDSTEFINRLEGEVRTQRNLLETAKSAVNQLSNEKDDLLQKLQSVENDAVSLALEKGKLQNEAADLKKEKELILRELEMMQSKLSSSEMENSKLSRSLEGLLTEKSELAARLNSAQKEVDQLRHGIEKLKVKIESDEKKKHHTAEKLKESERKADFLQDKIERLERELEMSEKNLEDVIIQLETAKAEAETLKLEVEEMTEKLKCFNLQIDVLMSEKESLAKDLKEKQERILELESLKLTTAKLLEEKEEEKMQIKDEFENSVVLLKSKLKDISEKFAFSCKEEADARTKEKVLINQVACLEQDKTILLQECQEIKNENIKLDQTREVLLQELTDCKQKLNEKVQENGALQKQVKETEKLSLQLARMHHEHECWQQERKRLQNLTAELKLKEQHLSDNETFPDILNVLKASYKDLEKELESTLSENSTLCKKVNELTESCTELQVKLSDTERKISKLQEESTTERNKLAEEIQLIQEHSEKSKIQLHLTMSEKNELTKSLEMVQKELQEKESELKREISEYKDRLLQAEKDHQDALTEANQKNEIAIEVCQEKMNSLEHFISSQKMEIEHLKSNKEELNNSLKEANQTLGELLKTKADNTNIIVQLKKENEFAHSQVQLWMKSSKQMEQEKEMLQKQLAERDELLKKKNLTMSEHKKEGADANTIREESKFKLEELQESMEVKTREANENLEKYCSLIVKYYKLEEENEMLKTQVNLLNAQLKRLTSDAVSTPLLNSVNSLTVSNQSVEELRSDEGITKLSSKRHRYEDKRNDNGEPRSPVPETSSKKKRKDGLCRNLLDQENTDNEADGLPEVVKKGFADIPTGKVSPYILRRTALNLRSSPHPASPNEKLPLPTQDERKCVPHNLGEHSCSTPGGSKLQKVNDAQQSQAVTAFSPMKSTSRSPLCLYKQSTKTVSDNTGESHMVHKAKNSLNEQGLPERDEQRENCKMQ, from the exons ATGATCCAGGTTAAG aaaataaatcagcctCATCCTCAAAGCTCTTTGAGTCACAGGGAGATTGCTCGCCATCAGGCTTcttcatctgtgttttcatgGCAACAAGAAAAGATACCATCTAGAAACAGAGAAACACCTGGAAGGGGAATTTCTACAACATCCTCTTTTCTATGGCAAACCCCAAATTCTAATATAATATCAGAGAAGAATGAGCTTGACAACAGGTTTGCTGAGAATTGTAATGCTTCACTCGTGAACCAGCTAAGAGCACAGAACCAAG ACCTAGAACAACAACTGCAAGCTCAGGAAGAAGTGAAGAAATCCCATATGAATAAACATAAAGAGACTGAACTGCAGCTGGACAGAGTGAAGTCAGAGTTAACAGAGAAGGATAAAGttctgaacaaaaccagagatAAACTGAATCAAATGAGAACACAACTTGATCAAGCTAATGAACAG GTCCAAGCAATGGagcaaaaggtgaaaagatTGTTGGAAGAACTGAATTGCCAAAGACAAAACGCTGAGAGTGCTCGTCAGTCTTTAGAACAGAAGATAaaggcaaaggagaaggaatACCAGCAG GAACTCTCTTGTCAGCAACGTTCCTTACAAACACTGGATCAGCAGTGCAACCAGATAAGAAACAAACTGAATCAGGAACTACAGCAAGCCAAAAGTGACTTCAATGCTCTGCAGGCAGAACTTGACAAA GTAATGGCAGTGAAACAACGCTTGGAACGTGATACCAGTGATCTCACCCAGAAGCTGCGTGAAGCGGAGCAGGCTGTATTAGTGGCTCGGGCGAAGGAAACTGATTTGACAAGAAGCTTTGAG gaagtGAAACGGGAGAAAAATCTTCTTGACTgtcaacttgaaaaaaaatgcaaagagttCCACCAACTTGAGGAAGAACTAAATACGATCAAGCAGTCTTTAAAGCAGAGCCAGAATTTTGCAGAAGAGGTGAAAA ATAAGAATACTGCTCAGGAAGCAGAGCTGAACTTACTGGAAGAGAAATTGAAAGAGCAAGAGAGCTGTTTTTTGATGGAGAAGCTGAAAACTGCTTTAGCTGACATGGAAAAGCAACAAGATTCTACCAGAGACCTGCTCaaggaaaaagataattatattaaagaacaaaactgtaaaataagtaaaatggAGGCAGAATCAGAAGCTTTGCAGAGGCTGCTTGGATTCAAGCAAACAGAATGTGAAGAGTTGCAAAaagaggctgctgctttttctcagtgGAAAAATGAACATGATCAtcttataaataaatttaagtcTGAAAAGGAAGGTATGCTGGCTCATATTAAGGACCTGGAGAGTTCCCTTCGAAGTCAGCAAATCAGAAATCACGAGCATACTGAGAAACTCAGAATGATGGAAACTGAAAGTGacaggaaaagcacagagatCAGAGAACTTAAAGACATGCTGGAATGTAAAAGTGCAGAattagaagaacaaaaaaaggcttttgatgAACTTCAGCAGAAAGCGGAACGTTCTGATAAAAAGTACTGTAAAGAGATAGAAAATATGTCCTGTAAAATATTCCAGCTTACCAACCAAGTTGGTGAATTAGAAGAAATGTTACAGGTAGCAGCAAGTGAAGGACTGCAAAGGGAGCAATGTTACCATGACCTGCTTGGTGAACATGAAAAAATCTGTTGTCTTGTAAAAGCAAAAGATACTTCAGAAGTGACAGAAGATGGAGAAGTTAATTTACAAAATGGTCAGGATAAAACTGTTTTAGATAATATGCAACTTGCAGCAAGTAACTCCATTGCTGAGGATCATGGATGCTCAAGAGCTCTTCCAGAAGTAGGGGAAACTAAGGATCTCGCCATTTTACAAGATCAGATCTCTTCTCTTGAGATTTCCTTGTTGgctcaaaagcagcagaattcaaatcagcagcagcagtatgaAGACTTGCTGCAAATGAAGggtgaaacagaagaaagattatTTAACATAGAACAGATGCATGAAAACTTTGTGGCAGAAACTAAACAGCATATTAGTAACTTGCAAGCAGATATTTCAGCACGTCAGAAATTAGTTGAAAAAACTTCAGCTATTTGTGAGGAAAAGGACATGCAACTGCAACCTCTGAATGAACGATTAGAAAACCAACAAGCTGAGCTTCAGGATTTAAAGatcaaaaataaattgcttGAGGATTCGGTAAGAGAGCTGAAGCTCATGTCTGGAACATGGGATTCAGAGAAGAAGGACATGTCTTCAATGATTTGCTCATATAGCAAAAAACTTGAGGAActtactgaagaaaatgcagccCTTAAGGATTTAAGCAGAGCTTTAGAGCAAGAACAAATAACTTTACTGGAAgcaaataaaagtatttctgatagtttaaaggaaagagaagaaatcatttctgaaatgtctgaAAGACACAAGGAGGAAAGACAATGTCTTGAAtcaaaaactgaagaaatcaaaacagagcTTGAAGTTTTGCAAGCAAAATATAAATCGGTGGAAGAAGAAAACGCAAATGTGATAAGCATTCTGAGAGAGCAGAcaactgaggaaaagaaagcaaaattagaaGAAGAGAAGCAGGTGTTTAGTGAGAACAAAGATATCTTATGTAAACTAATAGcctcagaagaaataaaaaaagatttggtTCAAGAACTTCAGCAACTGCAGTCAGAATTTTCCAGTATCCAACATGCGCCCTCTATGGAGCTTGACTGTTTAAGACAGGAAATGTTAAATGTCAGGGTGACACAAAATACAATGCAAGAGAAATATGGAATTGTATTTCATGACAAGGAGCAGTTGGGGAAGGAGCTAGAAACAAAAAGTGAAGCTCTAATGTGTGATGTTAGTTGTGAACAGAGAATCCATTCAGAAGAGTTGAGGAAGTCgatggaagaaaaagatgctgaGCTGAATAAATACAAAGTTAAACTTGAGCTTCTTCAAATGGATTTTGAGGATAGAGAGCTCTCTCTAGAGAGCTACAAGTTAGAAGTGATGCAACTGGAGACTGCTTTGAAAGGTGTGGAAGCAGAACTTGAGAAAagtgtgagagagaaagaaagactgCAGCAAGAACTGCTGACTGTTAAAGAATTGAAAACTTCAGATTCTCTCCTTACAGCATTAGATGAAGGTGGCCACTCATTGGAGTATAATTATGACAATGTTTCCCCAAATTGTGGCAAAAGAAGAATGGATGAAAGTTATTCCTCAGTCTTGCTGGCATCATCCTTGCAGGTAGTGACAAACAATCTGAGCAAGCTCGAGAAAATGTGTGAGGCGTTGCAGAGTGAGAACATTGCAGTAGCCTCTGGATTTAAAGACTCAAAACCCAATGGCATCACAGGTGTTAATAAAGtgacagagaaagagaacatAATGAATGCAGATAAAATTTTGCAAGTGggtaaatgtatttttcctgacGAACTTATGGATGAAAGTGATAACAGCGATTTGAGAATGTATTTTGATAATGAGGAAATGTCCTTCAGACTTAAAGAATGCAGTACTGAACCCAGTTCTGACTATGAAGATTTAAAATTGTCCAGCAAAGAAGTTAAACTACACTTTGCTGAAGTAAGAGAGAAGCTTTCGTCTTTCCAGGATGACTACATGAAGTTATATGAACAGCACTGCAGTATGAGCTCAAAGATATCTGAGCTACGGTCTTGTATTGAAATACTGAAGGCAGAAAATTCTGCGTTGTCAACGAGTCTGAGCAATGCTCATCTAGATTCTCTGAAAGTGCTGCTATCTTCTAGCCAAAATGACACACTGTCCAAATTAGATGAAACTAAGTCCacaatttcttcttcagatCTTTTTGAAAGCCTCTGTCTTATGAATGTGAGTGAGGTGCTTGATTCTTATAACAGTGGTACGTGCAAACGGACAAAGGAAATGAATCGGCTGAAcaattctgcagaaataattcCAGAAGGTGCAACAAAAGTTTTGGTTGAAAATTGTCATAATGATCACAAACTGGACTCTGTTAGAGAGCCCAGGAGTGTTACTCCTAGAAAATCTAACAAAGAGAGAACACCTGAAGAACTTCAGCTGCTGTGTCAGACATATGAGAAGGTCATCAAGGTGCTGGAAGACCAATTTCACATTCAAGAGAAtatgaaaaatgaggaaatagaAGAGCTGAAACGAATTatcctttctgaaagaaaagaaatagataaTCTCAAACAGCAAAATCTATTTGACAAGGAAGAATGGCAGCAGAAATTGAATAATGTGACTGTGGAGATGGAGTGCAAactggcagcagaaaaaaaacaaactgagaaTCTGTCTTTGGAGCTGGAAGCAGCAAGACTCCAACTACAAGTCCTTGATTTAAGTTCTCATTCACTGCTCTGCACAGACACTGAAAAT AACACTCAACAAGAAAGCAATATTCCTTATCAATTGGAAATGCCTATTGAAAACTCAGCACTAAAAAGCAATAAACCGAAACTAATCCCCATTGAGAAAAAAGCTGTAGGAGATACCTCTGTGTGTGAAAATGTAACTGAGACTGCTGAAGCAAGATTAATGGAAGGTTATACTGAGATTTCTGGAGAACATGAGTGTAAAAATATGTCAGGAAAATTAGCCAGCCCTTCAGACCATGCCACTGCATTGCCATTTTCCAATGGTAGTATGCTTTTGAGTGCAGGggatttctttgaaaatcaaataatcactgaagctgtgcaggaggcagcaaaACAACAGACTGCTGAAAATATGAAGCTGATCTATGAGGCAGAAGAAAGCGATAAACATGTGGATTTACTAATGAAAACTGAGCAATTAAACTCAGAGCTGAATTTTCAGAACCCACAATTAACTCTGAAGAGCCCAGATTTTGCAGAACTGGAGGAGGCTACTGTAGCTgttgaggaagaaaactgtgacataaaggaaaagctggaatCTGTCTCTGTCAATAAGCAGCAATTATCTCCTAGAGTAGTCTCATTAGAAAACGAATCAGAGAATGTAATGTCTGAGCTGGAGATACATAAAGTTAGGTTGTCTAATGCAGATGACACACTGAATGATGTAGAACTGACTGAGAGAAATTGTCATAAACAATTTCTTGCAGCTGAAAATGAACAGGGGAGTCCAAAATCTGAGCAAGTTAATACTGAGAACCATGCCTTGTTCATACAGCATGATATTGAGGTGCTTCAGGCAAAATGTCAGCAtttggaaagggagagggaaatcAACCTGAAAACTATTTCTGGCTTTCAAGAGCACCTTGTTTCAATCACAGCTGAGAAAAACCATATTGGCCAAGAACTGAGTATGttgtctgaaaataaaaaagaactggaTCAGAAGTATCAGAAGCtacaagagaaattaaaagagcTAGAGTCAGCTAAGGTAGATTCTACTGAATTCATTAACAGGTTAGAGGGTGAAGTGAGGACACAAAGAAATCTGCTGGAAACTGCAAAATCTGCTGTAAATCAATTATCAAATGAAAAAGATGAtcttctgcagaagctgcaaaGTGTGGAAAATGATGCCGTGTCTCTCGccttagaaaaaggaaaactccaaaatgaagcagcagatttgaagaaggagaaagagctgATTTTAAGAGAGCTGGAAATGATGCAAAGTAAATTAAGTtcatcagaaatggaaaattcaaAGCTTTCCAGATCTTTGGAAGGCTTgttaacagaaaaaagtgaaCTTGCTGCTAGACTCAACTCAGCACAGAAAGAAGTAGACCAATTGCGACATGGAATTGAGAAGCTGAAAGTAAAAATTGAATCcgatgagaagaaaaaacaccacactgctgaaaagctgaaagagagTGAACGGAAAGCTGACTTTCTTCAGGATAAAATAGAGAGGCTTGAAAGAGAACTGGAGATGTCAGAGAAAAATCTAGAAGATGTAATTATTCAGTTGGAGACTGctaaagcagaggcagaaacattaaaattggAGGTGGAAGAGATGactgaaaagctgaagtgtTTCAACTTGCAAATTGATGTTCTCATGTCAGAAAAAGAGAGTTTGGctaaagatttaaaagaaaagcaagaaagaatcCTTGAGCTAGAGTCTTTGAAACTGACTACAGCAAAACTGttagaagaaaaggaggaagaaaagatgcaaaTCAAGGATGAGTTTGAAAATAGTGTGGTGCTGCTGAAATCTAAGCTCAAAGATATAAGTGAGAAATTCGCGTTTTCTTGCAAGGAGGAAGCAGATGCTAGAACAAAAGAGAAGGTCTTGATTAATCAAGTAGCTTGTCTTGAGCAAGATAAAACAATACTGTTACAGGAAtgtcaggaaataaaaaatgaaaatatcaaattGGATCAAACAAGGGAAGTACTTCTTCAAGAATTGACAGATTGTAAACAAAAACTCAATGAAAAGGTGCAGGAAAATGGTGCTCTTCAAAAGCAggtgaaagaaacagagaagctgTCTTTACAGCTGGCACGCATGCACCATGAGCATGAATGCtggcagcaggaaagaaaaaggctgcaGAATTTGACTGCTGAGCTGAAGCTGAAGGAGCAACATCTTTCTGATAATGAAACCTTTCCAGATATCCTGAATGTTCTAAAAGCGTCTTATAAGGACCTTGAGAAGGAGTTGGAATCTACACTTTCTGAAAATAGCACTTTATGTAAAAAG gtaAACGAACTGACTGAAAGTTGTACTGAGCTGCAAGTCAAGCTAAGTGATACTGAACGGAAGATTTCCAAATTACAGGAAGAATCtactacagaaagaaacaagcttGCTGAAGAAATACAACTTATTCAAGAACATTCAGAAAAGAGCAAA ATTCAGCTGCATCTAActatgtcagaaaaaaatgaactgacTAAGAGTTTGGAAATGGTCCAGAAAGaactacaagaaaaagaaagtgaactgaaaagagaaatatcaGAATACAAAGACAGACTACTTCAAGCAGAGAAAGACCACCAGGATGCTCTGAcagaagcaaaccaaaag aatGAAATAGCAATTGAGGTCTGTCAAGAAAAGATGAATTCACTGGAGCACTTTATCAGCTcacaaaaaatggaaattgaGCATTTGAAGTCAAATAAAGAAGAACTAAATAATTCCCTTAAAGAGGCTAATCAAACCTTAGGAGAACTCCTAAAAACTAAG GCTGATAATACTAACATCATAGTtcaactgaagaaagaaaatgaatttgcCCACAGTCAAGTGCAGCTGTGGATGAAATCCTCTAAGCAGAtggaacaggaaaaggaaatgttgcAGAAACAACTAGCTGAACGTGATGAActattaaagaagaaaaatctaacTATGTCTGAGCATAAGAAGGAAG gTGCTGATGCAAATACCATTAGAGAAGAAAGTAAGTTTAAACTGGAAGAATTACAGGAATCTATGGAAGTGAAAACCAGAGAAGCAAATGAGAACTTGGAGAAATACTGCTCTCTAATTGTTAAATATTATAAactagaggaagaaaatgagatgcTAAAAACACAAGTCAATTTGCTGAATGCTCAGCTGAAACGGCTGACAAGTGATGCTGTCAGCACTCCTTTGCTGAATTCTGTTAACTCATTAACAGTGAGCAATCAATCTGTGGAAGAGCTGAGGTCAGATGAAGGTATTACTAAGCTTTCAAGTAAAAGGCACAGATATGAAGACAAAAGGAATGATAATGGAGAACCAAGATCCCCTGTGCCAGAGActtcatctaaaaaaaaaaggaaagatggtCTCTGTCGAAATCTGCTGGATCAGGAGAACACAGACAACGAGGCAGATGGGCTTCCAGAAGTAGtgaaaaaag GGTTTGCTGATATCCCCACTGGAAAGGTTAGTCCTTACATTTTACGTAGAACCGCTCTGAATCTAAGAAGCAGTCCCCATCCGGCTTCCCCGAATGAGAAACTGCCTTTGCCTACGCAAGATGAACGAAAATGCGTACCACATAATCTTGGTGAACACTCCTGTTCGACACCTGGTGGCAGCAAACTACAAAAG GTAAACGATGCACAGCAGTCCCAAGCAGTAACAGCTTTTTCACCAATGAAATCTACTTCAAGGTCACCACTTTGCCTGTATAAGCAGTCCACAAAAACTGTCTCTGATAATACTGGGGAGAGTCATATGGTGCACAAAGCCAAAAATTCTCTGAATGAACAAGGACTACCTGAGCGAGATgagcaaagagaaaattgtAAGATGCAGTAA